A DNA window from Siniperca chuatsi isolate FFG_IHB_CAS linkage group LG6, ASM2008510v1, whole genome shotgun sequence contains the following coding sequences:
- the LOC122877918 gene encoding leucine-rich repeat-containing protein 24-like, with protein sequence MAVLSVILLSMLLLSLHTPGRASPSCPVSCRCYSLTVECGSTGLRDIPKHIPPSTQTIFLQDNVIGQIHRQDLTLLRHLHYLYLQNNTISAVEPGSFLNQGQLLELALNGNRIHLVTADMFQGLEHLRILYLAGNDITRLLDYTFRGLQRLQELHLQHNSIEILADQALVGLTSLALLDLSRNNLHTIGPASLRPLVSLQVLRITDNPWRCDCALHWLRRWIDEEGQRLLSSAERRLVCTEPPRLSHLSLVEVPLNSLVCIPPLVQLEPRRLAVRLGESLRVSCHASGYPRPQVTWRKASQGKVVLSPRGLVQEVGAGGGGVGGAEEPSEESRVSLQKTDGERFDPDTGSGMLFLSNVTVAHAGFYECEAWNAGGVARVTFQLAINSSTSSSSSSSIWASWSQVSLPYSPAWPRLRSHGPALGSDVSREPLYALGSMAFSTLGAATQTAIAVGISLLALTALLLVAMIYSRHHQQDKGADGAEKEESILYVNDYSDGPTTFAQLEEYRDERGHEMYVLNRAKPVLPPAPPTAVSTTNLGCPAPSDTSSHTLSSGPGQTMSPTLAPNKQQQEGDIRTMRRMAGEGGEAEPVITSEAEGMFLNHTGLFMDSQIAYEIHC encoded by the exons ATGGCTGTGTTGTCGGTGATTCTTCTCTCCATGCTCCTCCTGTCCCTCCACACTCCTGGTCGAGCATCTCCTTCCTGCCCTGTGAGCTGTCGCTGCTACAGCCTCACTGTAGAGTGTGGCTCCACAGGCCTGAGGGACATCCCTAAACACATTCCTCCATCCACACAG ACCATCTTCCTCCAGGACAATGTGATTGGTCAGATCCATCGACAGGACCTCACTCTACTGAGGCACCTGCATTACTTGTACTTGCAG AACAACACCATCTCAGCAGTGGAGCCTGGCTCTTTCCTGAACCAGGGTCAGTTGTTGGAGCTGGCTCTGAATGGGAACCGTATCCACCTGGTGACAGCTGACATGTTTCAGGGACTCGAACATCTCCGCATTCTTTATCTGGCAGGAAATGATATCACACGCCTGCTGGACTACACCTTCCGTGGCTTACAG CGTCTGCAGGAGCTCCATTTGCAGCATAACAGTATAGAGATCTTAGCAGACCAGGCTCTAGTTGGTTTGACTTCTCTGGCTCTGCTGGACCTGAGCAGGAATAATCTTCACACCATTGGCCCTGCGTCCCTGCGACCTCTGGTCAGCCTGCAGGTGCTGCGCATCACAG ACAACCCATGGCGCTGTGACTGTGCTCTCCACTGGCTGAGGAGATGGATTGATGAGGAAGGCCAGCGGCTGCTCAGCTCTGCAGAACGTCGGCTGGTGTGCACCGAGCCACCGCGCCTCTCCCACCTTAGCCTGGTGGAGGTCCCCCTCAATAGCCTGGTGTGTATCCCTCCATTGGTGCAGCTGGAGCCCAGGAGGCTAGCTGTGCGCCTGGGAGAGAGCCTTAGGGTGTCCTGCCATGCTTCTGGTTACCCTCGGCCACAG GTGACCTGGAGGAAGGCGTCCCAGGGTAAAGTGGTACTTTCTCCCAGAGGTTTGGTTCAGGAGGTGggtgctggaggaggtggagtggGCGGAGCAGAGGAGCCCTCAGAGGAAAGCAGAGTCAGTCTGCAGAAGACTGACGGCGAGCGCTTTGACCCCGACACCGGCAGTGGCATGTTGTTTCTCAGTAATGTGACTGTGGCTCACGCAGGTTTCTATGAATGTGAGGCCTGGAATGCAGGGGGCGTGGCCAGGGTGACTTTTCAGCTTGCCATCAACTcatccacttcctcctcctcttcctcctccatctggGCTTCATGGTCCCAGGTGTCTTTGCCATACTCCCCTGCCTGGCCCCGGCTGAGGAGCCACGGTCCTGCTTTGGGCTCAGATGTGAGCCGGGAGCCCCTCTACGCTCTGGGCAGCATGGCCTTTAGCACTCTTGGAGCTGCCACTCAGACTGCCATCGCTGTGGGCATCTCCCTGCTGGCTCTGACTGCTCTGCTGCTGGTCGCCATGATCTACAGCCGACATCACCAACAAGACAAGGGAGCTGATGGAGCTGAGAag GAGGAGAGCATCCTGTACGTGAATGACTACTCTGACGGCCCCACCACCTTTGCCCAGCTGGAGGAGTACCGTGACGAGCGTGGCCATGAGATGTACGTCCTTAACAGGGCCAAGCCTGTGCTGCCTCCTGCTCCACCCACAGCTGTCTCCACTACGAACCTGGGTTGCCCCGCTCCATCTGACACCTCCAGCCACACCCTCTCCTCTGGGCCAGGCCAGACCATGAGTCCCACTCTGGCCcccaacaaacagcagcaggagggagacaTACGGACCATGAGGAGAATGgcgggggagggaggggaggccGAGCCTGTGATCACATCAGAGGCTGAAGGGATGTTTCTTAATCACACAGGCCTATTCATGGACTCTCAGATCGCTTATGAGATTCACTGCTGA